The segment TGAATATTATTCTTGTGTTAGTCTTTTTAAAGCTCCTATAATCTGTATCTAAAAAGGCATATTTAATGATGTTAGTCTTTATTAATAAAAATAGGACTGATACTAAACTGATTATTGCTTTTTAATTAACTCAGAAAGTACTTGTTTAAAAGTAGCTACAGGTTGTGCTCCTGTCACGGCACTTTTTCTATTAAATACAACAGTTGGTACAGAATTTACACCTAAATCTTTCCAATACGTTTCTTTTTTGGTCACTTCAGAACGTGCAGCGGCATTGTCTAATTTAGAGAGCGCTTCTTCTACATTTAAACCTACATCTAGTAAAGCTTGTTTTAAAACTTCTTTTTTTGAAACATCTTTTCTATCACTAAAAAAGGCTTTTGTCAAGGTCATTTTCAGTTCCGTTTGTTTTCCAAATTCTTTGGCATATTCTAACAAAATATGCGCATCAAAAGTGTTAGACATTCTCATTTCATCAAAATAATCAAATGTAAAACCGAGTGCTGCACCAGCAGCTACCATTTCTTGTTGAGACTCTTTTTGCTGTTCTAAAGTAGCACCATATTTTTCTGAAATATGTTCTTGTACATTTTGACCTTCAACAGGCATATTGGGATTTAACTCAAAAGGTTGCCATTCTATTTCTACTTGATCTTGAATTCCTAATTCGTTTATTGCTTTTTCTAAACGTTTGTAACCAATGGTACACCAGGGACAAACAACATCAGAAACGATATCTATTTTTAGTTTTTCTTTCATTTTTTTATGTTTAAAAATCTCCCGCTTAAAAAACGGAAGATTGAATGTTATTAATTAATCTGTAGTATTTATGATACTACATTTTCTTTTTTCCAAGCAAATTTTTGAAAAGGTGCATCTACAGGCGTATTTGCAATATGGTTTGTATAGTTACTAATTGTTTTTTGAGCCAATCCTAAAATGATTTCTAAAATTTGTTGCTCTCCATAACCAACCGCATAAAATGCTGTTAAATCTTCTTGAGAAACATAACCACGATTTCTAACAATCTTTAAAGTCATGTCTTTTAAGGCTTGCAATTTTTCATTTGGCATTGCGGCATCATTTCTTAAAGCCTCAGATAACGCGCTGTCTACTTTCATCATATTTGCTATTGCTGTATGCGCAGGAACACAATAATTACATCCGTTTTCTACATTAATAGTTTGCCAAACTACTGTTAATTCTTCTGCGTTAAATGAAGAGTTCATAAAAAGTTCATGTAATTTCCCATACGCTTCATAGGTTTGAGGAGAAGAGGCC is part of the Polaribacter sp. SA4-10 genome and harbors:
- a CDS encoding carboxymuconolactone decarboxylase family protein, whose translation is MTTLKIQTIKTAPEASKALLEKSLKNNGMIPGLHGVLASSPQTYEAYGKLHELFMNSSFNAEELTVVWQTINVENGCNYCVPAHTAIANMMKVDSALSEALRNDAAMPNEKLQALKDMTLKIVRNRGYVSQEDLTAFYAVGYGEQQILEIILGLAQKTISNYTNHIANTPVDAPFQKFAWKKENVVS
- a CDS encoding DsbA family protein; the encoded protein is MKEKLKIDIVSDVVCPWCTIGYKRLEKAINELGIQDQVEIEWQPFELNPNMPVEGQNVQEHISEKYGATLEQQKESQQEMVAAGAALGFTFDYFDEMRMSNTFDAHILLEYAKEFGKQTELKMTLTKAFFSDRKDVSKKEVLKQALLDVGLNVEEALSKLDNAAARSEVTKKETYWKDLGVNSVPTVVFNRKSAVTGAQPVATFKQVLSELIKKQ